The following proteins are encoded in a genomic region of Actinomadura sp. NAK00032:
- a CDS encoding DUF2267 domain-containing protein produces the protein MKEHELVSAVREGGRIDTPEHAERAIKATLTVLGQRLAGEQSHDLASQVPPRLAEALPAEGGGEAFGLEEFYRRVAQKEGTEQRQARQHARAVIAAVKASVNPGLFEHLVTQLPAEYDDLLGTQPVQH, from the coding sequence ATGAAGGAACACGAGCTGGTTTCGGCGGTGCGGGAAGGCGGTCGCATCGATACGCCCGAGCACGCCGAACGAGCCATCAAGGCGACGCTGACGGTCCTGGGGCAGCGGCTCGCCGGGGAGCAGAGCCATGACCTGGCCTCCCAGGTGCCACCCAGGCTCGCCGAGGCACTGCCCGCCGAGGGCGGCGGGGAAGCGTTCGGGCTGGAGGAGTTCTATCGGCGGGTGGCGCAGAAGGAGGGGACCGAACAACGGCAGGCACGGCAGCATGCCCGCGCGGTGATCGCGGCCGTGAAGGCGTCGGTGAACCCGGGGCTGTTCGAGCACCTGGTGACGCAGTTGCCCGCCGAGTACGACGACCTACTCGGCACCCAACCCGTCCAGCACTAA
- a CDS encoding deoxyribodipyrimidine photo-lyase, which yields MSPEKRHQAVRDHPGVLIHSPVAARTRWTATGRGCGSEVTMMSTSIMLFTRDLRVHDNPALAAACEAEHLVPAFVFDDAILTGAFAAPNRVRFLLDSLADLRESLRVLGGELVVRRGNPVGEVARLAKDTGAGSLFLADERSAYRTRRLAGLRELGLEVSALPGITVVPPGDLTPATGDHYRVFTPYWRVWEATRWRPIARTPTRIRLPAGVSPGALPTDLTPGASSPGRAPGR from the coding sequence ATGTCGCCGGAGAAGCGCCATCAGGCGGTTCGGGATCACCCGGGCGTACTGATTCACTCGCCAGTCGCCGCGCGGACGCGTTGGACGGCAACCGGCCGCGGGTGCGGTTCCGAAGTCACGATGATGAGTACCTCGATCATGCTGTTCACCCGCGATCTACGGGTGCACGACAATCCCGCTCTGGCCGCCGCGTGCGAGGCCGAACACCTCGTTCCGGCGTTCGTCTTCGATGACGCGATCCTGACCGGGGCATTCGCCGCGCCCAACCGCGTCCGGTTCCTACTGGACAGCCTTGCCGATCTCCGGGAGTCCCTTCGCGTGCTGGGCGGCGAACTGGTGGTGCGGCGAGGTAATCCGGTCGGCGAGGTGGCCCGCCTGGCCAAGGACACCGGTGCCGGCTCGCTCTTCCTTGCCGACGAACGATCGGCCTACAGGACGCGGCGCCTCGCCGGTCTCCGTGAGCTGGGTCTAGAGGTGTCGGCACTGCCCGGCATCACGGTCGTCCCGCCCGGAGACCTGACCCCGGCGACCGGCGACCACTACCGGGTGTTCACCCCGTATTGGCGCGTCTGGGAGGCGACCCGCTGGCGTCCCATCGCACGAACACCCACACGGATCCGCCTGCCCGCCGGCGTCAGCCCCGGCGCGCTCCCCACGGACCTGACGCCGGGGGCGTCGTCACCTGGGCGGGCGCCCGGCCGGTAG
- a CDS encoding TspO/MBR family protein — MEPTRKPERGPTAGGWPTYAATAAAVTVTATIGSKAVKANSVWYQSLSKPPWQPPPWTFGLVWTPLYASIAWAGGRALLRARGRRRRALATSLGVNLMLNAAWNQLFFALRSTKAGLVGTALLDISNADLIRRTTAIDTASASALVPYAAWCTFATALNADIAYRNS, encoded by the coding sequence ATGGAACCGACGAGAAAACCGGAGCGGGGACCTACGGCCGGCGGGTGGCCGACCTACGCGGCAACGGCCGCAGCCGTGACGGTGACAGCGACCATCGGGTCCAAGGCGGTCAAGGCCAACAGCGTCTGGTACCAGTCGCTGTCCAAGCCGCCGTGGCAGCCGCCGCCCTGGACGTTCGGACTGGTGTGGACGCCTCTGTACGCCTCGATCGCATGGGCGGGCGGACGTGCCCTGCTGCGGGCGCGGGGACGCCGACGGCGGGCACTGGCCACCAGCCTGGGAGTCAATCTCATGCTGAATGCCGCCTGGAACCAGTTGTTCTTCGCCCTGCGCAGCACGAAGGCCGGGCTGGTGGGGACGGCCCTGCTCGACATCAGCAACGCCGACCTGATCCGCCGCACGACCGCCATCGACACCGCGTCAGCCAGCGCCCTTGTCCCGTACGCGGCCTGGTGCACGTTCGCGACAGCGCTGAACGCCGATATCGCCTATCGAAACAGTTAG